In Aquiflexum balticum DSM 16537, a single genomic region encodes these proteins:
- a CDS encoding ThuA domain-containing protein translates to MITDVFIPSGKKFLLITALFFYCIALRSQDLPAVKMDKAWIEKIHAIAPESTSFPVTKKKSILVFSLHTGFEHWVIPHTEEMLKIISEKSGAFEVTGSKDISMFEPKNLLQFDAVILNNTCSKSDHRNLFWDKLRADSDADSARLMKQALEMESNLIQYVEKGGGLMVVHGAVTTLNKSRAFSRLVGASFDYHPPQQPIQVRLVDPAHPLVQSFPKEGFNHVDEPYFYNNAYGDMDFRPLLYFNNAEIKDQRKNERRSEGKTYLAWIRSQGKGKVMYCSPSHNAQSFENPDLLRFFLNGIQYVVGDVDCDDSPINL, encoded by the coding sequence ATGATTACCGACGTTTTTATACCATCAGGGAAAAAGTTTTTGCTTATAACGGCTCTTTTCTTTTATTGTATTGCACTAAGGTCCCAAGACCTTCCTGCAGTAAAAATGGATAAAGCATGGATTGAGAAAATCCATGCAATTGCCCCGGAAAGCACTTCTTTTCCTGTCACCAAAAAGAAAAGCATCCTCGTTTTTTCTCTTCATACCGGTTTTGAACATTGGGTAATCCCCCATACTGAAGAAATGCTGAAAATAATTTCAGAAAAAAGCGGCGCCTTTGAGGTTACCGGAAGTAAGGATATCAGCATGTTTGAACCCAAAAACCTCCTGCAATTTGATGCGGTGATATTAAACAATACCTGTTCAAAATCTGATCATAGAAACCTATTTTGGGACAAGCTAAGGGCTGATTCAGACGCTGACAGCGCCCGGTTGATGAAGCAGGCATTGGAAATGGAAAGCAACCTTATTCAATATGTGGAAAAGGGTGGAGGACTGATGGTTGTCCATGGAGCAGTCACTACCCTAAACAAATCCAGGGCTTTCAGTCGCTTGGTCGGTGCCAGTTTTGACTATCACCCACCACAACAACCCATTCAGGTCAGATTGGTGGACCCGGCCCATCCGCTCGTTCAATCATTTCCCAAAGAAGGATTCAACCATGTCGATGAACCCTATTTTTACAACAATGCTTATGGGGACATGGATTTTAGACCATTGCTTTACTTTAACAATGCAGAGATTAAAGATCAGAGGAAAAATGAGCGGAGATCTGAAGGCAAAACTTATCTGGCATGGATTCGCTCCCAAGGGAAAGGAAAAGTCATGTACTGCTCCCCTTCACACAACGCCCAAAGTTTTGAAAATCCTGACTTGTTAAGGTTTTTTCTAAATGGGATACAATATGTTGTTGGAGATGTGGATTGTGATGATAGTCCGATAAACCTTTGA